GAGGACTCGATCGACGAGATGATCGCCGAGGTCCCGAACATGCCGATCGACGAGCAGGCCGACGCCTGGGGTGACATCGACGAGAAGATCATGACCGAGTTCTTCCCGGCCATCCCGGTGAACTACTACAACAACCTGTTCACCTTCGGCTCCAAGATCGGCAACCCCTCGGGTGACGAGGCCCTGGGTGCGCCGAACTACAAGAACGTCTTCGTGATGCAGTGAGCGCCCAGCGCTCCCTGAACCACTGACGGTTCGGGGTGCCCCCGCTGATCCTGGCGGGGGCACCCACCCCAACGCGGGGGACCCCCGGGGAGAACTCCCCGGGGGTCCTTCCCCGCCGGGCCACCGGCCCACCGGCCCCCTGGCCTCCTCGTCCACCCCGCCACTCCCACAAGGAGACCTGCGATGTTCGCCTACATCGTCAAGCGGCTGCTCGCCGGCATCGTCGTGATGCTGCTGGTGTCGCTGTCGATCTTCCTGCTCTTCTGGTACGGACCCAGCGAGCCCGCGCGCGCGATCTGCGACTCCAAGACATCTCAGCGCTGCACGCCGGCCAAGCTCGAGGTCTTCACCGAGGAGCTCGGCTACAACAACGCCTGGTACACCGAGTTCCCGGAGTACGTCGGGGGCATCTTCACCGGCCGCGACATCACGATCGCGAGCCAGACGACCCGCTGCGACGCACCCTGCCTGGGGCTGTCGTACAAGAACGGCAAGCCGGTCTGGAACGAGATGAAGGGCCGGCTCCCGGCGACCTTCTCCGTGGCCATCGGCGGCGCCTTCCTCTACCTCCTCCTCGGCGTGCCACTGGGAGTGGCCGCCGCGAGACGGCGGGGCACCGTGGCCGACAAGTCGCTGGTCTCCAGCTTCCTCGTGCTCAGCTCGGTGCCCTACTACCTCTTCGCCCTGCTGACCTTCTTGTACTTCTCGGTGCTCTTCGAGGCCCCGTTCATCGGCAACCCCGGCTACGTGCCGTTCTCCGAGAGTCCGATCGACTGGTTCGGAGGCCTGGCACTGGCGTGGATCTGCCTGGGCATCTTCGGGTGCACGCAGTACACCCGCTACGCCCGTGGCGCCATGGTCGAGGCCCTCAGCGAGGACTACGTGCGCACCGCGAAGGCCAAGGGCCTGCCCCAGCGCGAGGTGGTCTACAAGCACGCCCTGCGCGCGGCCCTCGTGCCGGTCGTGACGATCTTCGGCATCGACTTCGGCACCCTGCTGGCCGGCACCATCTTCACCGAGAAGATCTTCGACATCGACGGGATCGGCCTGTGGGCCCTGCTGGCCGTGGGCCAGAAGGACCTGCCGATCGTCCAGGCGACCGCCCTGTTCGCCGCGGTCGCGCTGATCCTGTCCAACCTGCTCGTGGACCTGCTCTACAGCGTCCTCGACCCGAGAGTGAGGCTGTCGTGAGCGACCCGTTCCTCGTCGTCGAGGACCTGACGGTCAAGTTCCCCACCGAGGACGGACTGGTCAACGCCGTCACCGACCTGAGCTACACCGTCGAGCAGGGCAAGACCCTGGGCATCGTGGGTGAGTCCGGCTCGGGCAAGTCGGTGTCGTCGATGGCCGTGCTGGGCCTGCACGACTCCCGCACCGCCCGGATCACCGGCTCGATCAAGGTCGGTGGCCAGGAGGTCGTCGGTCTCTCCGAGTCCAAGCTGCGCAAGCTGCGGGGCAAGGAGGTGGCGATGATCTTCCAGGACGCACTCGCCGCCCTGCACCCCTTCTACAAGGTCGGTTCGCAGCTGACCGAGGCCTACCTGGTCCACCACCCGAAGGCCTCCAAGCGCGAGGCGCGCCGC
This genomic window from Nocardioides marinus contains:
- a CDS encoding ABC transporter permease, translated to MFAYIVKRLLAGIVVMLLVSLSIFLLFWYGPSEPARAICDSKTSQRCTPAKLEVFTEELGYNNAWYTEFPEYVGGIFTGRDITIASQTTRCDAPCLGLSYKNGKPVWNEMKGRLPATFSVAIGGAFLYLLLGVPLGVAAARRRGTVADKSLVSSFLVLSSVPYYLFALLTFLYFSVLFEAPFIGNPGYVPFSESPIDWFGGLALAWICLGIFGCTQYTRYARGAMVEALSEDYVRTAKAKGLPQREVVYKHALRAALVPVVTIFGIDFGTLLAGTIFTEKIFDIDGIGLWALLAVGQKDLPIVQATALFAAVALILSNLLVDLLYSVLDPRVRLS